The following are encoded together in the Streptomyces sp. NBC_00341 genome:
- a CDS encoding MFS transporter has product MVLCITTILLAVLDSNIVSSATVPIVRDLDPVHGVDRIAWLIASYQLAATAALPLYGKLCDSLGSKNVFIGALATFLAGSAVCGMAQSMGELIAARALQGIGGGGLMSVTMVVLRELTAPPKADAEASGETSSKASGKADRGEKGGNIGGVIAGAGMALGPWIGGTLSDHAGWRWIFYVNLPVGIAVLVAAIILLRLPTRTTRRRIDFLGAGLAAAFSTALLLVTEWGGQQYAWSSPLIAGLLATTAVSLGLFLWRQATAAEPILPLSLFTVRAIRNGFAIQGLVGAAMMGSIVYVMIYLQVVRGVAASSAGLFLIPMAVGMAVVGLVSGRLVAAGWSQKTFVVSGTVMASAALGLLATLTTDTGLWTVRGAMLLMGLGFGQLVGQLIQLVQDTAPAHQLGVATTGVRFFQTLGSALGAAVFGTVLSRVYASRGPGGPTGGISELTGAAHRQALHAFSSSTDVVFCCATGVMIVAVFLATRLPGAVRAQET; this is encoded by the coding sequence TTGGTCCTCTGCATCACCACGATCCTGCTGGCCGTACTCGACTCGAACATCGTTTCCTCAGCGACCGTGCCGATCGTCCGCGACCTCGATCCGGTCCACGGCGTCGACCGGATCGCGTGGTTGATCGCCAGTTACCAACTCGCCGCGACCGCCGCGCTCCCCCTGTACGGGAAGCTCTGCGACTCACTCGGCTCGAAGAACGTGTTCATCGGTGCGCTCGCCACCTTTCTGGCCGGATCGGCCGTGTGCGGAATGGCCCAGTCCATGGGCGAACTGATCGCCGCCCGCGCCCTTCAGGGCATCGGCGGCGGCGGCCTGATGAGCGTCACCATGGTCGTCCTGCGCGAACTCACAGCACCGCCGAAGGCCGACGCCGAGGCCAGTGGCGAGACCAGCAGCAAGGCCAGCGGCAAGGCCGACAGGGGCGAGAAGGGCGGCAACATCGGCGGGGTCATCGCCGGGGCGGGAATGGCGCTCGGACCCTGGATAGGCGGAACCCTCTCCGACCACGCCGGGTGGCGGTGGATCTTCTACGTCAACCTTCCGGTCGGCATCGCCGTGCTCGTCGCGGCCATCATCCTGCTGAGGCTCCCCACCCGCACCACGCGTCGTCGCATCGACTTCCTCGGCGCCGGACTCGCCGCCGCCTTCTCCACCGCACTGCTCCTGGTCACCGAGTGGGGCGGGCAGCAGTACGCCTGGTCCTCGCCGCTGATCGCGGGCCTGCTCGCCACCACCGCCGTCTCCCTCGGGCTCTTCCTGTGGCGCCAGGCGACCGCGGCCGAACCGATCCTTCCGCTCTCCCTGTTCACCGTCCGGGCCATCCGGAACGGCTTCGCCATCCAGGGGCTGGTCGGCGCCGCGATGATGGGCTCGATCGTCTACGTCATGATCTACCTCCAGGTCGTACGCGGTGTCGCCGCTTCGTCGGCCGGGCTCTTCCTGATCCCGATGGCCGTCGGCATGGCGGTGGTCGGTCTCGTCTCCGGGCGTCTCGTCGCGGCCGGCTGGTCACAGAAGACCTTCGTCGTCAGTGGCACGGTCATGGCCTCCGCAGCCCTCGGCCTGCTCGCCACCCTCACCACGGACACCGGCCTGTGGACGGTGCGTGGCGCGATGCTGTTGATGGGACTGGGCTTCGGCCAGCTCGTCGGGCAGCTCATCCAGCTGGTCCAGGACACCGCCCCGGCCCACCAACTGGGGGTGGCCACCACCGGAGTCCGCTTCTTCCAGACCCTCGGCAGCGCCCTGGGGGCTGCCGTCTTCGGCACCGTGCTGAGCCGGGTGTACGCGTCCCGCGGACCGGGCGGCCCCACCGGCGGGATCAGCGAGCTGACGGGAGCCGCCCACCGGCAGGCACTGCACGCCTTCTCCTCGTCGACCGACGTGGTGTTCTGCTGCGCCACCGGCGT
- a CDS encoding TetR/AcrR family transcriptional regulator: MTEGLSLRERKKIQTRRRLLSEATKLFTERGFDQVSVAEIAEAADVSKMTVFNYFDSKEDLVFAPMEEHIGDVARVVRDREPGESAVAAVRRHFLTALGDRDASVGMSDSPVALGILQLIQQTPSLLTRAHAFFVLSFDQLTDVLVEEGEEPAIACIVASQLIGTRNALITENHRRLLAGESVEEIATDAVVIAGRGFDLLEKGLGDYATRPRGGG, from the coding sequence ATGACCGAGGGGCTGAGCCTGCGTGAGCGCAAGAAGATCCAGACGCGACGCCGTCTGCTGAGCGAAGCCACGAAGCTCTTCACCGAGCGCGGCTTCGACCAGGTCTCGGTCGCGGAGATCGCTGAGGCGGCCGACGTGTCGAAGATGACGGTCTTCAACTACTTCGACAGCAAAGAGGACCTGGTCTTCGCGCCGATGGAGGAACACATCGGTGACGTCGCCCGGGTGGTGCGGGACCGGGAGCCCGGCGAGTCCGCGGTGGCCGCCGTGCGCCGCCACTTCCTGACCGCCCTCGGGGACCGGGACGCCTCGGTGGGGATGAGCGATTCGCCCGTGGCGCTCGGGATCCTTCAGCTGATCCAGCAGACGCCCTCACTGCTCACCCGGGCCCATGCCTTCTTCGTCCTCTCCTTCGATCAGCTGACCGACGTCCTGGTCGAGGAGGGTGAGGAGCCGGCGATCGCGTGCATCGTGGCCTCCCAGCTCATCGGCACCCGCAACGCCCTGATCACCGAGAACCACCGGCGGCTGCTGGCCGGGGAGTCGGTCGAGGAGATCGCCACGGACGCCGTGGTGATCGCCGGGCGCGGCTTCGACCTGCTCGAAAAGGGGCTGGGCGACTACGCGACCCGGCCCCGGGGCGGCGGCTGA
- a CDS encoding maleylpyruvate isomerase family mycothiol-dependent enzyme, producing the protein MPPSQKRARRYDPARTRTAVLAQFAHVRAAVAALTAQQLEGPSGLGSWTVRELAVHLTMALSHVSRNLELPEPALAKPEVTLLEWPFSTAGRAGRIAYDTAESAADHPDPDALYGEVADRFEALVADASDDRLLPTRVGVMRLGDFLVTRTVELVVHTYDLNEAAGLDIPYDRQALAACTRLLADALAEKAPGGSVEVRVPPFAVVQCVQGPKHTRGTPPNVVETDPVTWFRLATGRTEWAQALDAAKVSASGERADLAALLPLMG; encoded by the coding sequence ATGCCGCCGTCCCAGAAGCGCGCCCGCCGCTACGACCCGGCCAGGACCCGCACCGCGGTCCTGGCGCAGTTCGCCCATGTCCGAGCAGCCGTCGCCGCACTGACGGCCCAGCAGCTGGAGGGCCCGAGCGGCCTCGGCAGCTGGACGGTCCGTGAGCTGGCCGTTCATCTGACCATGGCGCTCTCGCACGTCAGCCGGAACCTGGAACTCCCCGAGCCGGCCCTCGCCAAGCCCGAGGTCACGCTCCTGGAGTGGCCGTTCTCCACCGCCGGGCGGGCCGGGCGGATCGCGTACGACACGGCGGAGTCGGCCGCGGACCACCCGGATCCGGACGCGCTGTACGGGGAGGTGGCGGACCGCTTCGAGGCGCTCGTGGCCGATGCCTCCGACGACCGCTTGCTGCCCACCCGGGTCGGCGTGATGCGGCTCGGGGACTTCCTGGTCACCCGGACCGTGGAGCTGGTCGTCCACACGTACGACCTCAACGAGGCGGCGGGGCTCGACATCCCCTACGACCGCCAGGCCCTGGCCGCCTGCACCCGGTTGCTCGCCGACGCGCTGGCGGAGAAGGCGCCGGGCGGCTCGGTCGAGGTGCGGGTCCCGCCGTTCGCCGTCGTCCAGTGCGTCCAGGGCCCGAAGCACACCAGGGGCACCCCGCCCAACGTCGTCGAGACCGATCCGGTCACCTGGTTCCGACTGGCCACCGGCCGGACCGAGTGGGCGCAGGCCCTCGACGCCGCGAAGGTCAGCGCCAGTGGCGAACGGGCCGACCTCGCCGCACTGCTGCCGCTGATGGGCTGA
- the purF gene encoding amidophosphoribosyltransferase: MPRGDGRLNHDLLPGEKGPQDACGVFGVWAPGEEVAKLTYFGLYALQHRGQESAGIAVSNGSQILVFKDMGLVSQVFDETSLGSLQGHIAVGHARYSTTGASVWENAQPTFRATAHGSIALGHNGNLVNTAQLAEMVADLPRKDGRATQVAATNDTDLVTALLAGQTDDDGKPLTIEDAATKVLPEVKGAFSLVFMDEHTLYAARDPQGIRPLVLGRLERGWVVASESAALDICGASFVREIEPGELVAIDENGLRTSRFAEAKPKGCVFEYVYLARPDTDIAGRNVYLSRVEMGRKLAAEAPVEADLVIATPESGTPAAVGYAEASGIPFGVGLVKNAYVGRTFIQPSQTIRQLGIRLKLNPLKEVIKGKRLVVVDDSIVRGNTQRALVRMLREAGAAEIHIRISSPPVKWPCFFGIDFATRAELIANGMSVDEIAKSMGADSLSYISIDAMIEATTIDKPNLCRACFDGEYPMELPDPELLGKQLLETELAAGPAATAAADALRRP; this comes from the coding sequence GTGCCTCGTGGTGATGGACGACTCAACCACGACCTGCTCCCCGGAGAGAAAGGCCCCCAGGACGCTTGCGGCGTCTTCGGTGTCTGGGCTCCGGGCGAAGAGGTCGCCAAGCTCACCTATTTCGGACTGTATGCCCTGCAGCACCGTGGACAGGAGTCCGCGGGCATCGCAGTGAGCAACGGGTCGCAGATCCTGGTCTTCAAGGACATGGGACTGGTCTCGCAGGTCTTCGACGAAACTTCTCTGGGATCGCTCCAGGGCCATATCGCGGTCGGCCATGCCCGCTACTCCACCACCGGTGCCTCGGTGTGGGAGAACGCGCAGCCGACGTTCCGTGCGACCGCGCACGGCTCGATCGCCCTGGGTCACAACGGCAACCTGGTCAATACGGCCCAGCTCGCCGAGATGGTCGCAGACCTCCCGCGCAAGGACGGCCGGGCCACTCAGGTCGCCGCGACCAACGACACCGATCTGGTGACCGCGCTGCTCGCCGGCCAGACCGACGACGACGGCAAGCCGCTCACCATCGAGGACGCAGCCACCAAGGTGCTTCCCGAGGTGAAGGGCGCCTTCTCCCTCGTCTTCATGGACGAGCACACCCTCTACGCCGCCCGTGACCCGCAGGGCATCCGCCCGCTGGTGCTCGGCCGGCTGGAGCGCGGCTGGGTGGTGGCCTCCGAGTCCGCCGCCCTCGACATCTGCGGTGCCAGTTTCGTCCGCGAGATCGAGCCCGGCGAGCTCGTCGCCATCGACGAGAACGGCCTGCGCACCTCCCGGTTCGCGGAAGCGAAGCCCAAGGGCTGCGTCTTCGAGTACGTGTACCTGGCCCGCCCCGACACCGACATCGCCGGGCGGAACGTCTACCTCTCCCGCGTGGAGATGGGCCGCAAGCTGGCGGCAGAGGCCCCGGTCGAGGCCGATCTGGTCATAGCGACGCCGGAATCCGGCACCCCCGCCGCAGTCGGTTACGCGGAGGCCAGCGGAATCCCGTTCGGCGTCGGGCTGGTCAAGAACGCCTACGTCGGCCGGACCTTCATCCAGCCGTCACAGACCATCCGGCAGCTGGGCATCCGGCTCAAGCTGAACCCGCTCAAGGAAGTCATCAAGGGCAAGCGCCTGGTGGTCGTCGACGACTCGATCGTCCGCGGCAACACCCAGCGCGCGCTGGTCCGGATGCTCCGCGAGGCGGGCGCCGCCGAGATCCACATCCGGATCTCGTCCCCGCCGGTGAAGTGGCCGTGCTTCTTCGGCATCGACTTCGCGACCCGCGCCGAGCTGATCGCCAACGGCATGTCGGTCGACGAGATCGCCAAGTCGATGGGGGCCGACTCGCTCTCGTACATCTCGATCGACGCGATGATCGAGGCGACGACGATCGACAAGCCGAATCTCTGCCGCGCCTGCTTCGACGGCGAGTACCCGATGGAGCTTCCGGACCCGGAGCTGCTCGGCAAGCAGCTGCTGGAGACCGAGCTGGCGGCAGGCCCTGCGGCGACCGCCGCGGCCGACGCGCTGCGCCGTCCGTGA
- the purM gene encoding phosphoribosylformylglycinamidine cyclo-ligase produces MSETTGASYAAAGVDIEAGDRAVELMKEWVKKTQRPEVAGLGGLGGFAGLFDASALKRYERPLLASATDGVGTKVDLARQMGVYDTIGHDLVGMVVDDLVVCGAEPLFMTDYICVGKVHPERVAAIVKGIAEGCVLAGCALVGGETAEHPGLLGPDDFDVAGAGTGVVEADLLLGPDRIRKGDAVIAMASSGLHSNGYSLVRHVVFDRAGWTLDREVEEFGRTLGEELLEPTRIYSLDCLALTRTTEVHGFSHVTGGGLANNLARVIPDGLHATVDRSTWTPGAVFDLVGKAGQVERLELEKTLNMGVGMIAIVPAESADAALTTLADRGVDSWIAGEITERGTHATGAELVGGYAR; encoded by the coding sequence ATGTCTGAGACAACAGGTGCTTCCTACGCGGCAGCGGGCGTCGACATCGAGGCCGGCGACCGTGCCGTCGAGCTGATGAAGGAGTGGGTGAAGAAGACCCAGCGCCCCGAGGTCGCGGGCCTCGGCGGCCTCGGCGGCTTCGCCGGACTCTTCGACGCCTCGGCCCTCAAGCGTTACGAGCGTCCGCTGCTCGCCTCCGCCACCGACGGTGTCGGCACCAAGGTCGACCTCGCCCGCCAGATGGGCGTGTACGACACGATCGGCCACGACCTCGTCGGCATGGTCGTCGACGACCTGGTCGTCTGCGGCGCGGAGCCGCTCTTCATGACCGACTACATCTGCGTCGGCAAGGTGCACCCCGAGCGTGTCGCGGCCATCGTGAAGGGCATCGCCGAAGGCTGTGTGCTGGCGGGCTGCGCCCTGGTCGGCGGCGAGACCGCCGAGCACCCCGGTCTGCTCGGCCCGGACGACTTCGACGTCGCCGGTGCCGGTACCGGAGTGGTGGAGGCCGACCTGCTGCTGGGGCCGGACCGCATCCGCAAGGGTGACGCCGTCATCGCGATGGCGTCGTCCGGGCTTCACTCCAACGGGTACTCGCTCGTCCGCCACGTCGTCTTCGACCGGGCCGGCTGGACGCTGGACCGCGAGGTCGAGGAGTTCGGCCGGACGCTCGGCGAGGAGCTCCTGGAGCCGACCAGGATCTACTCGCTGGACTGCCTGGCGCTGACCCGTACGACCGAGGTGCACGGCTTCAGCCACGTCACCGGCGGCGGCCTGGCCAACAACCTGGCCCGGGTCATCCCCGACGGCCTGCACGCCACGGTGGACCGCTCCACCTGGACGCCCGGCGCGGTCTTCGACCTCGTCGGCAAGGCAGGTCAGGTCGAGCGGCTGGAGCTGGAGAAGACGCTCAACATGGGCGTCGGCATGATCGCGATCGTCCCGGCGGAGTCGGCCGACGCGGCCCTGACGACCCTGGCCGACCGAGGCGTCGACTCCTGGATCGCCGGTGAGATCACCGAGCGCGGCACGCACGCGACGGGCGCGGAGCTCGTGGGCGGGTACGCGCGCTGA
- a CDS encoding DUF3073 domain-containing protein, with product MGRGRAKAKQTKVARQLKYSSGGTDLSRLANELGASPSSQPPNAEPFEDDDEEDDPYAQYADQYNDKDEDEDDQSGPSSQRRGA from the coding sequence ATGGGGCGCGGCCGGGCAAAGGCCAAGCAGACCAAGGTCGCCCGTCAGCTGAAGTACAGCAGCGGCGGGACTGACCTGTCGCGTCTGGCCAATGAGCTGGGCGCATCACCTTCGAGTCAACCACCGAACGCAGAGCCGTTCGAGGACGACGACGAGGAAGATGACCCGTACGCACAGTACGCGGATCAGTACAACGACAAGGACGAGGACGAGGACGACCAGTCCGGTCCGTCGTCACAGCGCCGCGGCGCTTGA
- a CDS encoding Glu/Leu/Phe/Val dehydrogenase dimerization domain-containing protein, whose amino-acid sequence MTDVTGEPVDALHTLFHSDQGGHEQVVLCQDRASGLKAVIAIHSTALGPALGGTRFYPYASEQAAVADALNLARGMSYKNALAGLDHGGGKAVIIGDPEAFEGDRRTELLLAYGRAVASLGGRYVTACDVGTYVADMDVVARECRWTTGRSPENGGAGDSSVLTAFGVFQGMRASAQHLWGDPTLRGRKVGVAGVGKVGHHLVEHLLADGAQVTVTDVREESVRRITEKHPGVAVAADTEALIRSEGLDIYAPCALGGALNDDTVPVLTASVVCGAANNQLAHPGVEKDLADRSILYAPDYVVNAGGVIQVADELHGFDFDRCRSKAAKIFDTTLAIFARAKSDGIPPAAAADRIAEQRMADAARR is encoded by the coding sequence GTGACCGATGTGACCGGCGAGCCTGTAGACGCACTGCACACCCTGTTCCACTCGGATCAGGGTGGCCACGAACAAGTCGTGCTCTGTCAGGACCGTGCCAGCGGCCTCAAGGCCGTGATCGCCATCCACTCCACCGCCCTCGGCCCGGCCCTGGGCGGTACCCGTTTCTATCCGTACGCCTCCGAGCAGGCGGCCGTCGCGGACGCGCTGAACCTCGCGCGCGGCATGTCGTACAAGAACGCCCTGGCCGGACTCGACCACGGGGGCGGCAAGGCCGTCATCATCGGGGACCCGGAAGCCTTCGAGGGCGACCGGCGGACCGAACTGCTGCTGGCCTACGGCAGGGCCGTGGCCTCGCTCGGCGGCCGCTACGTGACGGCCTGCGATGTCGGCACGTACGTCGCCGACATGGACGTCGTGGCCCGCGAGTGCCGCTGGACCACCGGCCGCTCCCCCGAGAACGGCGGTGCCGGCGACTCCTCCGTGCTCACCGCGTTCGGCGTCTTCCAGGGCATGCGGGCCTCGGCCCAGCACCTCTGGGGCGACCCGACGCTGCGTGGCCGGAAAGTGGGGGTCGCCGGAGTCGGCAAGGTCGGCCACCACCTGGTCGAGCACCTGCTGGCGGACGGCGCGCAGGTCACGGTCACCGATGTGCGCGAGGAGTCCGTGCGCCGGATCACCGAGAAGCACCCCGGGGTCGCCGTGGCGGCGGACACCGAGGCGCTGATCCGCAGCGAGGGCCTGGACATCTACGCCCCGTGCGCGCTCGGCGGCGCGCTGAACGACGACACCGTCCCGGTGCTCACCGCCTCCGTGGTGTGCGGCGCGGCCAACAACCAGCTCGCGCACCCGGGTGTGGAGAAGGATCTGGCGGACCGCTCGATCCTCTACGCCCCCGACTACGTGGTGAACGCCGGCGGCGTCATCCAGGTCGCGGACGAGCTGCACGGCTTCGACTTCGACCGGTGCCGGTCCAAGGCGGCGAAGATCTTCGACACCACGCTGGCCATATTCGCACGTGCGAAGAGTGATGGAATTCCGCCGGCCGCGGCGGCCGACCGGATCGCCGAGCAGCGGATGGCCGACGCCGCCCGCCGCTGA
- the bldC gene encoding developmental transcriptional regulator BldC, whose product MTARTPDAEPLLTPAEVATMFRVDPKTVTRWAKAGKLTSIRTLGGHRRYREAEVRALLAGIPQQRSEA is encoded by the coding sequence ATGACCGCTCGCACCCCTGATGCCGAGCCGCTGCTGACCCCGGCTGAGGTTGCCACGATGTTCCGCGTGGACCCGAAGACGGTTACCCGTTGGGCCAAGGCAGGCAAGCTCACGTCCATCCGCACGCTCGGTGGACATCGCCGGTACCGCGAGGCAGAGGTCCGCGCACTGCTTGCGGGTATTCCGCAGCAGCGCAGCGAGGCCTGA
- a CDS encoding DUF6274 family protein, which translates to MAASTDEGFRSDAFGTATAGAAGMADAAGTTGTAATAGVAGTAVTTGSAATAGSAVTAGIREPVRRRTAARRTPRHEIRALLRAHLAAATGYRHLTRHCAVCARLLRLAMEPVTAPPAPGPAGEPAGPSGPPSGPQEGPLRAAGAPPGDTSPPPRADVPSAGASAPVRAGRSTARWAKDESPPAT; encoded by the coding sequence ATGGCGGCATCCACGGACGAGGGGTTCCGGAGCGACGCGTTCGGGACGGCCACGGCAGGCGCGGCGGGGATGGCAGACGCGGCGGGCACGACGGGCACAGCGGCCACGGCAGGCGTGGCGGGGACAGCGGTTACGACGGGCTCGGCGGCTACCGCGGGCTCGGCGGTCACCGCGGGCATCCGTGAACCGGTCCGGCGCCGGACGGCCGCACGGCGTACGCCCCGGCACGAGATCCGCGCCCTGCTGCGCGCCCATCTGGCGGCCGCCACCGGCTATCGCCACCTCACCCGGCACTGCGCGGTCTGCGCCCGGCTGCTGCGGCTCGCCATGGAGCCCGTGACGGCCCCTCCGGCGCCCGGACCGGCCGGGGAGCCAGCCGGTCCGTCCGGGCCGCCCAGCGGGCCCCAGGAGGGGCCTCTGCGGGCCGCCGGGGCGCCCCCTGGCGATACCTCGCCGCCGCCGCGCGCCGACGTACCGTCAGCGGGAGCTTCAGCACCGGTCCGCGCGGGCCGGTCCACCGCCCGGTGGGCGAAGGACGAAAGTCCCCCCGCCACGTGA